One stretch of Fibrobacter sp. UBA4297 DNA includes these proteins:
- the nhaA gene encoding Na+/H+ antiporter NhaA: MSARVTSSDKIEDMFPETPVRKIITPIERLMKVETTGGIVLIIMTLAALIWANLSPSSYEHFWHLPIVVTIGSWVGSADLHWFINDALMTIFFFNIGLEVKGEMTYGELRDPKAASLPIIAAAGGMLFPALIYLTLCPPGTSHGWGIPTATDIAFVVGCMAILGKKVPHALRVMILTLAIADDIGAILVIAIGYPSGDGINFSALGMAFVLLALFNVFFRIGVRNMLLLHFTGIAVWAFFVKSGVHPTIAGVLLGLSVPAKAVVAKGMVASFTNSVGNVLSGETKDRNEQYEVFTMLKRGASESVSLQERLYKMLVPWVNFGIMPIFALANAGVEIKLGGLDVPVLGAVALALIFGKPIGIFLFSLLSVKIGVSKKPSYSWKILWGGGMLAGIGFTMALFVAGLAFEDGGNKDSAKLGILLGSFSAAILGTIYMSIVSKKE, encoded by the coding sequence ATGTCAGCAAGAGTAACAAGTAGCGATAAAATTGAAGATATGTTTCCGGAAACCCCGGTACGTAAGATTATCACCCCTATCGAACGCCTGATGAAGGTGGAGACGACGGGCGGCATAGTGCTTATCATTATGACGCTTGCAGCTCTCATCTGGGCGAACCTGAGTCCATCATCGTACGAGCACTTTTGGCATTTGCCGATCGTGGTGACGATTGGCAGCTGGGTTGGCTCGGCCGATTTGCATTGGTTCATCAACGATGCGCTGATGACGATATTCTTCTTCAATATCGGGCTTGAAGTCAAAGGCGAAATGACCTACGGCGAACTGCGCGACCCGAAGGCGGCAAGCCTCCCGATTATCGCGGCTGCTGGCGGTATGCTTTTCCCGGCGCTTATCTACCTCACGCTCTGCCCTCCGGGGACGTCACATGGCTGGGGAATCCCGACGGCGACGGATATCGCGTTTGTGGTGGGCTGCATGGCTATCTTGGGCAAGAAGGTGCCGCATGCGCTCCGCGTGATGATTTTGACTTTGGCGATTGCAGATGATATCGGTGCGATTCTCGTGATTGCCATTGGCTACCCGAGCGGAGACGGCATCAACTTTAGCGCTCTTGGAATGGCTTTTGTGCTCCTCGCCTTGTTTAACGTGTTCTTCCGCATCGGTGTCCGCAACATGCTGCTGCTCCATTTCACGGGTATTGCCGTGTGGGCGTTCTTTGTCAAGTCCGGTGTGCATCCGACGATTGCGGGCGTGCTCCTTGGCCTTTCCGTGCCTGCTAAGGCCGTGGTGGCGAAAGGCATGGTCGCAAGCTTCACGAACAGTGTTGGAAACGTGCTCTCTGGCGAGACGAAGGACCGCAACGAACAGTATGAAGTCTTTACGATGCTCAAGCGCGGGGCAAGCGAAAGCGTCTCCTTGCAGGAACGCTTGTACAAGATGCTTGTGCCTTGGGTGAACTTTGGCATCATGCCGATTTTTGCGCTTGCAAATGCCGGTGTCGAAATCAAACTCGGCGGTCTGGATGTCCCGGTGCTTGGCGCTGTGGCACTTGCGCTTATTTTCGGTAAGCCGATAGGTATTTTCCTCTTCAGCCTCCTGTCTGTAAAGATTGGCGTTTCCAAGAAGCCGAGCTACTCCTGGAAGATCCTTTGGGGTGGCGGCATGCTTGCCGGTATCGGGTTCACGATGGCTCTCTTTGTCGCAGGCCTTGCCTTTGAAGACGGCGGCAACAAGGACTCTGC